A part of Oncorhynchus masou masou isolate Uvic2021 chromosome 21, UVic_Omas_1.1, whole genome shotgun sequence genomic DNA contains:
- the LOC135508257 gene encoding cdc42 effector protein 3-like, with the protein MPLKMSLCRKPASARWSRTQKRREVLSVNMISLPLADFCHVAHIGNNASSDSFGDLSFLKGGHSLILHSSQSEHNLFLACYPPPKPPRLNLGEAKALKIPEWTRAHLSHNASERRKEYRSLPMLDSEEGEGAIEASVSPSHGVMVSSHSPGRGSLSSGRDGDSTQTCHENTLQLDEVDNSFSFSLDLGPSILDDVLQVMDRLHY; encoded by the coding sequence ATGCCACTGAAGATGTCTCTGTGCCGTAAGCCAGCCTCGGCCCGCTGGTCTAGGACCCAGAAGCGCAGGGAGGTGCTCTCTGTCAACATGATCAGCCTCCCATTGGCCGACTTCTGCCACGTTGCCCACATCGGGAACAATGCCAGCAGTGACAGCTTCGGGGACCTGTCCTTTCTGAAGGGGGGCCACAGCCTGATACTGCACAGCTCTCAGAGCGAACATAACCTCTTCCTGGCCTGCTACCCTCCACCCAAACCCCCACGACTTAACCTGGGTGAGGCCAAGGCCCTAAAGATCCCAGAGTGGACCAGGGCCCACTTGAGCCACAACGCctcagagaggaggaaggagtacCGATCCTTGCCCATGCTGGACAGTGAGGAGGGCGAGGGGGCGATCGAGGCCAGTGTTAGCCCCAGCCACGGGGTCATGGTCAGTAGCCACAGTCCTGGCCGGGGCAGCCTGAGCTCTGGCAGGGATGGAGATTCCACTCAGACCTGCCATGAGAACACACTACAGCTGGATGAGGTGGACAACAGCTTCTCCTTCAGCCTGGACCTGGGCCCCTCCATCCTGGACGATGTGCTGCAGGTCATGGACAGGCTCCACTATTAG